A single genomic interval of Bradyrhizobium sp. sBnM-33 harbors:
- a CDS encoding IS110 family transposase → MEYYVGLDVSLKQTSICVVDQTGSVVREGVVDSDPEAISVYVRSKAPDAVRIGLETGPTSTWLWTELKQLGLPVICIDARHAKAVLKMQINKSDRNDAIGIARIMQTGWFKEVHVKDIDSHSVRALLASRALLVKIKRDLENHVRGLLKNLGLVIGRATFNVFAVRTEELIEGRPELIAAIRPLLEARNAVGQQVSELDRKVMKLARHDAQVRRFMTMPGIGPITALAFKATIDDPARFARSRSVGAYVGLTSRRHASGELDWSGRISKCGDAMLRSYLFEAAGVLLTRVPKWSAVKAWGVRLVKRNGLRKAKVAVARKLAVILHRMWIDGTEFNWSKKEIAA, encoded by the coding sequence ATGGAATACTATGTCGGACTGGACGTATCGTTGAAGCAGACATCGATCTGCGTGGTCGATCAGACGGGGTCGGTCGTGCGAGAGGGCGTGGTCGATTCAGATCCTGAGGCGATCTCAGTTTACGTGAGGTCAAAAGCGCCGGATGCAGTACGCATCGGCCTCGAGACCGGCCCAACGTCCACCTGGCTGTGGACCGAACTTAAGCAGCTTGGCCTACCGGTGATCTGTATCGACGCGCGCCATGCCAAGGCCGTGCTCAAGATGCAGATCAACAAAAGCGACCGCAACGATGCTATCGGGATCGCCCGCATCATGCAGACCGGCTGGTTCAAAGAGGTGCACGTCAAGGATATCGACAGCCATTCGGTCAGGGCGCTGCTGGCGAGTCGGGCGCTGCTGGTCAAGATCAAGCGCGATCTTGAGAACCATGTTCGCGGCCTTCTCAAGAACCTCGGTCTTGTCATCGGCCGCGCCACGTTCAATGTCTTCGCCGTACGAACCGAGGAGTTGATCGAGGGCCGTCCTGAGCTGATAGCTGCGATCAGACCGCTGCTCGAAGCGCGCAATGCCGTTGGGCAGCAGGTTAGCGAGCTTGACCGCAAGGTTATGAAACTGGCCCGCCATGATGCGCAGGTCCGCCGATTTATGACGATGCCTGGGATCGGTCCGATCACCGCGCTCGCCTTCAAGGCAACGATTGACGATCCGGCACGGTTTGCGCGATCGAGAAGCGTAGGTGCTTATGTCGGGCTAACCAGTAGACGCCACGCCTCCGGAGAGCTCGATTGGTCAGGTCGCATCTCGAAGTGCGGCGACGCGATGCTACGAAGTTACCTGTTTGAAGCAGCCGGGGTTCTGCTGACGCGCGTCCCGAAGTGGTCCGCCGTGAAGGCTTGGGGGGTTAGGCTCGTCAAGCGCAACGGACTCCGCAAGGCAAAGGTCGCAGTCGCGCGTAAGCTCGCGGTCATTCTGCATCGCATGTGGATCGACGGAACCGAGTTCAACTGGTCGAAAAAGGAAATTGCTGCCTAG
- a CDS encoding dihydrofolate reductase family protein, which translates to MAKLVFGMNQSLDGYVDHQEFAPGPALFRHFIEQVRGLMGSVYGRCMYEVMRYWDEDHPEWTPEERDFVAAWRCQPKWVVSRSLKSVGPNATLVEDDFEAVIRGLKAQLVGEIEVSGPDLARSLTDLGLIDEYRLYLHPVVLGRGKPFFAGPRPPLRLVTSNLLGEDVIRLTYVPA; encoded by the coding sequence ATGGCGAAGCTAGTCTTTGGAATGAACCAGTCTCTGGACGGCTACGTCGACCATCAGGAATTTGCGCCAGGTCCCGCGCTCTTTCGTCACTTCATTGAGCAAGTGCGCGGCCTGATGGGCAGTGTGTACGGCCGCTGCATGTACGAGGTCATGCGCTATTGGGACGAAGACCATCCTGAGTGGACCCCAGAGGAACGCGACTTCGTGGCGGCGTGGCGGTGCCAACCGAAGTGGGTCGTGTCGCGCTCGTTGAAGTCAGTCGGCCCCAACGCCACTCTTGTCGAGGATGACTTCGAGGCGGTGATACGTGGGCTGAAGGCTCAGCTCGTTGGGGAGATTGAAGTTTCCGGACCAGACCTAGCACGAAGCCTAACCGACCTTGGTCTTATTGATGAGTATCGACTTTACCTCCATCCAGTTGTACTTGGTCGCGGCAAGCCATTCTTCGCAGGCCCCCGGCCGCCGCTCCGCCTTGTGACCAGCAATCTACTTGGCGAGGACGTGATTAGGTTGACGTACGTTCCTGCTTAA
- the purU gene encoding formyltetrahydrofolate deformylase: MPDHQFVLTLSCPDRPGIVSAVSTFLAHNGQNILDAQQFDDVQTGNFFMRVVFTAADLAVELQALQTGFTAIADRFGMEWQMRDRAGRRRVMLLVSKSDHCLVDILYRWRTRELEMIPTAIVSNHPRETYSSLDFGEIPFHYLPVTKETRREQEEAVWKLVQETGTDLVVLARYMQILSDEMSAKLSGRCINIHHSFLPGFKGARPYHQAHERGVKLIGATAHYVTRDLDEGPIIDQDVERISHRDTPEDLSRKGRDIERRVLARAMRHHLEDRVILSGRKTVVFMD, translated from the coding sequence ATGCCCGATCATCAATTCGTCCTGACCCTGTCCTGCCCGGATCGCCCCGGCATCGTTTCCGCGGTGTCGACTTTTCTGGCCCATAACGGTCAGAACATTCTGGACGCCCAGCAGTTCGACGACGTCCAGACCGGGAATTTCTTCATGCGGGTGGTATTCACCGCCGCCGATCTCGCGGTCGAACTGCAGGCCTTGCAGACCGGTTTCACCGCGATCGCCGACCGCTTCGGCATGGAGTGGCAGATGCGCGACCGCGCCGGCCGCCGCCGGGTGATGCTGCTGGTCTCCAAGTCGGATCATTGCCTGGTCGATATCCTCTATCGCTGGCGCACCCGCGAACTCGAGATGATCCCGACCGCGATCGTTTCCAACCATCCGCGCGAGACGTACAGCTCGCTCGATTTCGGCGAGATCCCGTTCCATTATTTGCCGGTGACGAAGGAAACCAGGCGCGAGCAGGAAGAGGCGGTCTGGAAACTGGTTCAGGAGACTGGGACCGACCTTGTCGTGCTGGCGCGCTACATGCAGATCCTGTCGGACGAGATGTCGGCAAAACTATCGGGGCGCTGCATCAACATCCACCACTCGTTCCTGCCGGGCTTCAAGGGCGCGCGGCCCTACCACCAGGCCCATGAGCGTGGCGTCAAGTTGATCGGCGCCACCGCGCACTACGTCACGCGCGACCTCGACGAAGGCCCGATCATCGACCAGGACGTCGAGCGCATCAGCCATCGCGACACGCCGGAAGATCTGTCGCGCAAGGGCCGCGACATCGAACGCCGCGTGCTGGCGCGCGCGATGCGCCATCACCTCGAGGACCGCGTCATCCTTAGCGGCCGCAAGACCGTGGTGTTTATGGATTAG
- a CDS encoding uroporphyrinogen-III synthase has product MADRLNGYRILILETREEAQFSRLLAEQGADVLQCPMFTIHDAPDPAPIEAWIRRAIEKPLDDLVLMTGEGLRRLMKVVRRIGVEQEFIAVLGNARKFARGPKPGKALREIGLEPQMTTEKPTSEGVAEMLSRLDLRGHRLGLQLYPDKDHSVLIGAIKAQGAEVDTVLPYVYDAQAADANIITAIDEMAEGRVDAIALTNLGQIRRLMEVARARGCEDRLRDGLDHTPIASVGPAVSDELKSHGLRTDIYPAEDAFFMRPLISAMAAALGKNPPRAVARN; this is encoded by the coding sequence ATGGCTGACAGATTGAACGGTTACCGCATCCTGATCCTGGAAACGCGCGAAGAAGCGCAGTTTTCCCGCCTGCTCGCCGAGCAGGGCGCCGACGTGCTGCAATGTCCGATGTTCACCATCCACGATGCGCCGGACCCGGCGCCGATCGAAGCCTGGATCAGGAGGGCAATCGAAAAGCCCTTGGACGATTTGGTGCTGATGACGGGCGAAGGCCTGCGCCGGCTGATGAAGGTCGTCCGGCGCATCGGCGTCGAACAGGAATTCATTGCCGTCCTCGGCAACGCACGCAAATTCGCCCGTGGCCCCAAGCCGGGCAAGGCGCTGCGCGAAATCGGGCTGGAACCGCAGATGACGACGGAGAAGCCAACCTCCGAAGGCGTCGCCGAGATGCTGTCGCGGCTCGATCTCCGCGGCCATCGCCTCGGCCTGCAACTTTATCCGGACAAGGATCACAGCGTCCTCATCGGCGCGATCAAGGCGCAGGGGGCAGAAGTCGATACCGTGCTGCCTTACGTCTACGATGCGCAGGCTGCGGATGCCAACATCATCACCGCGATCGACGAGATGGCGGAAGGCCGCGTCGATGCGATCGCGCTGACCAATCTCGGCCAGATCCGCCGCCTGATGGAGGTCGCCCGCGCGCGAGGCTGCGAGGACCGGCTGCGCGACGGGCTCGACCACACGCCGATCGCTTCCGTCGGACCGGCGGTTTCGGATGAACTCAAATCCCACGGCCTGCGTACCGACATCTATCCGGCGGAGGATGCTTTCTTCATGAGGCCGCTGATCTCGGCGATGGCGGCAGCGCTTGGCAAGAATCCGCCCCGCGCGGTGGCGAGAAACTGA
- a CDS encoding ABC transporter substrate-binding protein, with the protein MPIRSQILLAAGSVAAMLALAPAHAQETVKIGLILPMTGGQASTGKQIDNAVKLYMQQNGDAVAGKKIEVILKDDAAVPDNTKRLAQELIVNEKVNFIAGFGVTPAALAAAPLATQAKIPQIVMAAGTSIITERSPYIVRTSFTLAQSSTIIGDWAAKNGIKKVATLTSDYAPGNDALNFFKQNFTAGGGEIVEEVKVPLQNPDFAPFLQRMKDSKPDAVFVFVPAGQGGNFMKQYAERGLDKAGIKVIGPGDVMDDDLLNGMGDAALGTVTAHLYSAAHPSAANKEFVAAYKKAFGQRPGFMAVGGYDGIRLIYEALKKTGGKTDGDALIAAMKGMKWESPRGPIMIDPETRDIVQNIYIRKVEKVDGELYNVEFATFEAVKDSGKTKK; encoded by the coding sequence ATGCCTATTCGCAGTCAAATATTGCTGGCCGCAGGCTCGGTCGCCGCGATGCTGGCGCTTGCGCCGGCCCACGCCCAGGAGACGGTCAAGATCGGTCTCATTCTGCCGATGACCGGCGGCCAGGCATCGACTGGCAAGCAGATCGACAACGCAGTCAAGCTCTACATGCAGCAGAACGGCGATGCCGTCGCCGGCAAGAAGATCGAAGTCATCCTGAAGGACGACGCGGCGGTTCCCGACAACACCAAGCGTTTGGCGCAGGAACTGATCGTCAACGAGAAGGTCAATTTCATCGCAGGTTTTGGCGTGACGCCGGCAGCGCTTGCGGCAGCGCCCTTGGCGACGCAGGCGAAGATTCCGCAAATCGTGATGGCAGCGGGCACTTCGATCATCACCGAGCGCTCACCCTATATCGTGCGCACTTCGTTCACGCTGGCGCAGTCCTCCACCATCATCGGTGACTGGGCCGCCAAGAACGGCATCAAGAAGGTCGCAACCCTGACCTCCGACTACGCGCCCGGTAACGACGCTCTAAACTTCTTCAAGCAGAACTTCACCGCCGGTGGTGGCGAGATCGTGGAAGAGGTGAAGGTGCCGCTGCAAAACCCTGATTTTGCTCCGTTCTTGCAGCGCATGAAGGATTCCAAGCCGGACGCCGTGTTCGTGTTCGTGCCGGCAGGCCAAGGCGGCAACTTCATGAAGCAGTATGCCGAACGCGGCCTCGACAAGGCGGGCATCAAGGTGATCGGCCCCGGCGACGTGATGGACGACGACCTGCTCAACGGCATGGGCGACGCCGCGCTTGGCACCGTCACGGCGCATCTCTATTCCGCGGCGCATCCCTCGGCCGCGAACAAGGAATTCGTCGCCGCCTACAAGAAAGCTTTCGGCCAACGCCCGGGTTTCATGGCGGTCGGCGGCTATGACGGCATTCGCCTGATCTACGAGGCGCTGAAGAAGACCGGCGGCAAGACTGACGGCGACGCGCTGATCGCGGCGATGAAGGGCATGAAGTGGGAGAGCCCGCGCGGCCCGATCATGATCGATCCGGAAACCCGCGACATCGTGCAGAACATCTACATCCGCAAAGTCGAGAAGGTCGACGGCGAACTCTACAACGTCGAGTTCGCGACGTTTGAGGCGGTGAAGGATTCGGGCAAGACGAAGAAGTGA
- a CDS encoding IS110 family transposase → MEYYVGLDVSLKQTSICVVDQTGSVVREGVVDSDPEAISVYVRSKAPDAVRIGLETGPTSTWLWTELKQLGLPVICIDARHAKAVLKMQINKSDRNDAIGIARIMQTGWFKEVHVKDIDSHSVRALLASRALLVKIKRDLENHVRGLLKNLGLVIGRATFNVFAVRTEELIEGRPELIAAIRPLLEARNAVGQQVSELDRKVMKLARHDAQVRRFMTMPGIGPITALAFKATIDDPARFARSRSVGAYVGLTSRRHASGELDWSGRISKCGDAMLRSYLFEAAGVLLTRVPKWSAVKAWGVRLVKRNGLRKAKVAVARKLAVILHRMWIDGTEFNWSKKEIAA, encoded by the coding sequence ATGGAATACTATGTCGGACTGGACGTATCGTTGAAGCAGACATCGATCTGCGTGGTCGATCAGACGGGGTCGGTCGTGCGAGAGGGCGTGGTCGATTCAGATCCTGAGGCGATCTCAGTTTACGTGAGGTCAAAAGCGCCGGATGCAGTACGCATCGGCCTCGAGACCGGCCCAACGTCCACCTGGCTGTGGACCGAACTTAAGCAGCTTGGCCTACCGGTGATCTGTATTGACGCGCGCCATGCCAAGGCCGTGCTCAAGATGCAGATCAACAAAAGCGACCGCAACGATGCTATCGGGATCGCCCGCATCATGCAGACCGGCTGGTTCAAAGAGGTGCACGTCAAGGATATCGACAGCCATTCGGTCAGGGCGCTGCTGGCGAGTCGGGCGCTGCTGGTCAAGATCAAGCGCGATCTTGAGAACCATGTTCGCGGCCTTCTCAAGAACCTCGGTCTTGTCATCGGCCGCGCCACGTTCAATGTCTTCGCCGTACGAACCGAGGAGTTGATCGAGGGCCGTCCTGAGCTGATAGCTGCGATCAGACCGCTGCTCGAAGCGCGCAATGCCGTTGGGCAGCAGGTTAGCGAGCTTGACCGCAAGGTTATGAAACTGGCCCGCCATGATGCGCAGGTCCGCCGATTTATGACGATGCCTGGGATCGGTCCGATCACCGCGCTCGCCTTCAAGGCAACGATTGACGATCCGGCACGGTTTGCGCGATCGAGAAGCGTAGGTGCTTATGTCGGGCTAACCAGTAGACGCCACGCCTCCGGAGAGCTCGATTGGTCAGGTCGCATCTCGAAGTGCGGCGACGCGATGCTACGAAGTTACCTGTTTGAAGCAGCCGGGGTTCTGCTGACGCGCGTCCCGAAGTGGTCCGCCGTGAAGGCTTGGGGGGTTAGGCTCGTCAAGCGCAACGGACTCCGCAAGGCAAAGGTCGCAGTCGCGCGTAAGCTCGCGGTCATTCTGCATCGCATGTGGATCGACGGAACCGAGTTCAACTGGTCGAAAAAGGAAATTGCTGCCTAG
- a CDS encoding anthrone oxygenase family protein, which translates to MKAMNASVRNAVFFPAFFLTPVVLVLTAAAMRFAGQSLAAFWYLAAAAVYMVFGLFLTMAVNVPMNEALAVTPIPADIEAAREIWESYSGRWQFWNQVRTIASGIALTFAAFGLTISRPTVAENV; encoded by the coding sequence ATGAAGGCGATGAATGCCTCAGTGCGCAACGCGGTGTTCTTTCCCGCATTCTTCCTGACACCGGTAGTTCTGGTTCTCACGGCGGCCGCAATGCGCTTTGCCGGTCAGAGTTTGGCTGCGTTCTGGTACTTGGCCGCGGCTGCGGTCTATATGGTTTTCGGCCTTTTCCTCACAATGGCTGTGAACGTTCCCATGAACGAGGCGTTGGCGGTGACGCCTATTCCGGCAGACATTGAAGCCGCGCGGGAGATTTGGGAAAGCTATTCAGGGCGATGGCAGTTCTGGAATCAAGTGCGAACGATCGCTTCAGGCATCGCTTTGACTTTCGCCGCTTTCGGATTGACGATATCGCGACCGACCGTCGCAGAGAATGTATGA